The Longimicrobiales bacterium genome has a window encoding:
- the thpR gene encoding RNA 2',3'-cyclic phosphodiesterase: MALNLPPEERARLHESLEPIRAKSLPVRWAAPDALHMTVKFLGDTEGAAVTAVDEVLLTAAAHRSPVTLRIGGLGGFPSLRRASILWVGVSGDSELAALQRELEPALSRLGFPRDQRPFRPHITIGRTRGGTQPLDVERLSGLVRYETTITVDTVDLMQSHTGPGGPRYDTLLRRRLGEREGL; encoded by the coding sequence GTGGCACTGAATCTCCCGCCGGAGGAGCGTGCGCGTCTGCATGAATCGCTGGAGCCGATCCGCGCGAAGTCGCTGCCCGTTCGCTGGGCGGCACCCGATGCACTTCACATGACGGTTAAGTTTCTGGGCGACACCGAAGGTGCCGCGGTGACCGCAGTCGATGAGGTGCTGCTGACGGCAGCAGCGCATCGCTCGCCCGTCACGCTACGGATCGGCGGCCTCGGCGGCTTCCCATCGCTGCGTCGTGCCAGCATCCTCTGGGTGGGAGTCTCCGGCGACAGCGAGCTGGCCGCACTGCAGCGCGAGCTCGAACCCGCATTGTCGCGGCTGGGCTTCCCGCGCGACCAGCGTCCCTTTCGCCCGCACATCACGATCGGCCGCACCCGCGGCGGGACGCAGCCGCTCGACGTCGAACGATTGAGCGGCCTGGTCCGATACGAAACGACGATAACGGTGGATACTGTGGATCTGATGCAGAGTCATACGGGCCCGGGCGGCCCGCGATACGACACACTGCTGCGACGGCGGCTGGGCGAGCGGGAGGGGTTGTGA
- the larE gene encoding ATP-dependent sacrificial sulfur transferase LarE, translated as MKSTNPASLDQRAQRLHEILRECGSVCIGYSGGVDSVYLAAAAVATLGRENVLAVTGRSAAYPMVQRDVALECARDFGIPHLEIETDELADERYTANPSNRCYYCKSELWPKLVGVARERGLNAVLDGSNADDAGDYRPGFAAARENHVRSPLLEAGLTKADVRTLSARLGLPTWDQPAAPCLSSRLPYGIAVTPARLRAVERAEDTLRALGFRELRVRHHDDCLRIELAPGELERVYPLADDVHRQISEAENVRVLIDVEGYRRGALNEALVQIGSPTAGPGAQHPIPEHEVGGFHGDIAIVAGADPDVARRAAAALRARGFRYIAVDAAAFITAGNAAGHG; from the coding sequence ATGAAATCGACGAATCCCGCGTCGCTCGACCAGCGGGCGCAGCGGCTTCATGAGATTCTGCGCGAATGCGGCTCCGTGTGCATCGGGTACTCCGGCGGTGTCGACTCCGTGTACCTGGCGGCTGCGGCCGTGGCGACGCTCGGTCGTGAGAACGTGCTGGCGGTGACCGGCAGGAGTGCGGCGTACCCGATGGTGCAGCGCGATGTGGCACTGGAATGTGCGCGCGATTTCGGCATTCCCCACCTGGAGATCGAGACGGACGAGCTGGCCGATGAGCGGTATACGGCCAATCCGTCCAATCGCTGCTACTACTGCAAGTCCGAGCTGTGGCCGAAGCTGGTCGGTGTGGCACGTGAGCGCGGCCTGAACGCTGTACTGGACGGATCGAATGCCGACGATGCCGGCGACTACCGACCCGGCTTCGCCGCCGCCCGTGAGAATCACGTGCGCTCGCCGCTGCTCGAGGCGGGTCTCACGAAGGCGGATGTGCGCACGCTGTCCGCTCGTCTGGGACTGCCTACATGGGATCAGCCGGCCGCGCCCTGTCTTTCGAGCCGGCTGCCGTACGGGATCGCGGTGACACCGGCGCGCCTGCGGGCCGTGGAACGCGCGGAGGATACGCTTCGCGCCCTCGGTTTCCGCGAGCTGCGCGTACGGCACCACGATGACTGCCTGCGCATCGAGCTTGCGCCCGGCGAACTGGAGCGCGTTTACCCCCTCGCCGACGATGTTCACCGGCAGATATCAGAGGCCGAAAATGTGCGCGTGCTGATCGACGTGGAGGGATACCGCAGGGGTGCTCTGAATGAAGCACTCGTTCAGATCGGGTCCCCTACGGCTGGCCCCGGTGCGCAGCACCCGATTCCCGAGCACGAAGTCGGCGGGTTCCACGGCGATATCGCGATCGTGGCCGGTGCAGATCCTGATGTTGCCCGTCGTGCCGCGGCGGCGCTGCGTGCGCGCGGCTTCCGTTATATCGCAGTCGATGCCGCCGCGTTCATCACTGCGGGCAATGCAGCTGGCCATGGCTGA
- a CDS encoding sigma-54 dependent transcriptional regulator, with translation MANILVVDDEEGIRKILRQVLEYEGHDVRVASGGGEAIDAYVDLRPDLVFMDVKMARMDGLEALDRIREHDSDACVVMISGHGNIETAVEATRRGAYDFLEKPLDTDRLLLTIRNALQQRGLVQENARLRGEVESRYEIVGRSFAIRSLLDRIEKVAPTDARVLITGENGTGKELVARAIHRLSARSEEPFVEVNCAAIPSELIESELFGHMKGSFTGAHADRAGKFEQANGGTLFLDEIGDMSLAAQAKVLRALQEGIITRVGGEKPIRVDVRVIAATNKSLEEEIAAGRFREDLYHRLNVVPIHVPPLRERREDVPMLVRHFARKAVEEQRLPSRDFEAGALEALGRLDWSGNVRELRNTVERLLILGRGGDISEADVERLVGGRHTADSLSADMLSAATFSEFKERAERAFILARLRENDWNVSETARRIEMPRSNLYKKIERYGLVREET, from the coding sequence ATGGCAAACATTCTGGTCGTCGACGACGAAGAGGGGATCCGCAAGATCCTGCGCCAGGTCCTCGAATACGAGGGTCACGATGTGCGTGTCGCGTCCGGCGGCGGTGAGGCCATTGACGCATACGTCGACCTGCGCCCGGACCTCGTCTTCATGGACGTGAAGATGGCGCGCATGGACGGGCTCGAGGCGCTTGATCGCATCCGCGAGCATGACTCCGATGCGTGCGTTGTGATGATCAGCGGCCACGGCAACATCGAGACGGCCGTCGAGGCCACGCGCCGTGGCGCGTACGACTTCCTGGAAAAGCCGCTCGACACTGATCGCCTCCTGCTCACTATCCGCAACGCGCTCCAGCAGCGCGGTCTCGTTCAGGAAAACGCGCGACTGCGCGGCGAGGTGGAGAGCCGCTACGAGATCGTCGGTCGCAGCTTTGCCATCCGCTCACTGCTCGACCGCATCGAGAAGGTCGCACCGACGGACGCGCGCGTCCTCATCACCGGCGAGAACGGCACCGGCAAGGAGCTGGTCGCGCGGGCCATCCACCGGCTGTCCGCGCGCAGTGAAGAGCCGTTCGTCGAGGTGAACTGTGCCGCGATCCCGTCCGAGCTGATCGAGAGCGAGCTCTTCGGCCACATGAAGGGATCGTTCACGGGTGCCCACGCAGATCGCGCCGGCAAATTCGAGCAGGCGAACGGCGGCACACTCTTCCTCGACGAGATCGGGGACATGAGCCTCGCGGCGCAGGCGAAGGTGCTGCGCGCATTGCAGGAGGGCATCATTACGAGGGTCGGCGGCGAGAAGCCGATCCGCGTTGACGTGCGCGTCATTGCTGCGACGAACAAGTCGCTCGAGGAGGAGATCGCCGCGGGCCGGTTCCGCGAGGATCTGTACCACCGTCTCAACGTCGTGCCCATTCATGTGCCGCCGTTGCGCGAACGGCGCGAGGATGTGCCCATGCTGGTGCGCCACTTCGCTCGCAAGGCTGTGGAGGAGCAGCGTCTGCCTTCACGTGACTTCGAAGCCGGTGCACTGGAAGCGCTCGGCCGCCTGGATTGGTCGGGCAACGTGCGTGAGCTGCGCAATACGGTCGAGCGCCTGCTCATTCTGGGCCGCGGCGGCGACATCAGCGAGGCCGATGTCGAGCGACTCGTCGGTGGCCGTCACACCGCAGATTCGCTCTCCGCCGACATGCTGAGCGCGGCGACGTTCTCCGAGTTCAAGGAGCGCGCCGAGCGCGCGTTCATTCTGGCCCGGCTGCGTGAGAACGACTGGAACGTAAGCGAGACCGCGCGCCGCATCGAGATGCCACGGTCGAACCTGTACAAGAAGATCGAGCGATACGGGCTGGTGAGGGAAGAAACCTGA
- a CDS encoding aminotransferase class V-fold PLP-dependent enzyme, which yields MADVAYLDHAATSAIRPRAVTDAVVAYLENIGATPGRGGHRLAVEAGRVALQCRQQITKLLNIPGDIGRIAFMANATQALNTALHGTLRPGDRVVVTTFDHNAVLRPAAALARQRDVEVVLVQVDAMGGVDEESLRRALDGARLLAINAASNVLGTRLDVPRLARLARDAGALSVVDVAQVAGHAPFDAAAANADMIAFTGHKGMLGPQGIGGLWVRAGVDVEPFMTGGTGGNSLERQMPAAYPDHLEAGTSNGPGIAGLAAGIRVVLDEGVDAIHARTASLKQTLREGLAAVPGVTVHSPDSPGGLPVVTITTDTFDAAALAARLDREHAVLTRPGLHCAPEVHRLLGTDAAGALRFSLGWSSTERDVERAVAAVGAILRGTPAPQAARGAT from the coding sequence ATGGCTGACGTCGCCTACCTGGATCACGCTGCGACCTCGGCGATCCGGCCGCGCGCCGTGACCGACGCGGTAGTCGCGTATCTGGAGAACATCGGCGCGACACCCGGCAGGGGCGGACACAGGCTCGCCGTCGAGGCCGGTCGTGTTGCACTCCAGTGCAGGCAGCAGATCACGAAGCTGCTCAACATCCCGGGTGACATTGGCCGCATCGCGTTCATGGCCAATGCCACGCAGGCATTGAACACAGCGCTGCACGGCACATTGCGTCCCGGCGATCGCGTCGTGGTCACGACGTTCGATCACAATGCGGTGCTGCGACCTGCCGCAGCGCTCGCGAGGCAGCGCGATGTGGAGGTCGTGCTGGTGCAGGTCGACGCGATGGGTGGGGTGGACGAGGAGTCACTGCGCCGCGCACTGGACGGCGCGAGACTGCTCGCCATCAATGCGGCGTCCAATGTGCTCGGCACCCGTCTCGACGTGCCACGGCTGGCGCGGCTGGCTCGCGATGCTGGTGCGCTCAGTGTGGTCGACGTTGCGCAGGTGGCAGGACATGCACCGTTCGATGCGGCCGCTGCGAACGCCGACATGATCGCGTTCACGGGGCACAAGGGGATGCTCGGACCGCAGGGGATCGGCGGTCTCTGGGTGCGCGCGGGCGTCGACGTCGAGCCGTTCATGACCGGCGGCACCGGCGGCAACTCGCTCGAGCGTCAGATGCCGGCTGCCTATCCCGATCATCTCGAGGCCGGCACGTCGAACGGCCCAGGCATCGCGGGTCTGGCGGCCGGCATCCGTGTAGTGCTCGACGAGGGCGTCGACGCGATTCATGCGCGCACCGCGTCACTGAAGCAGACGCTGCGCGAAGGCCTCGCGGCGGTGCCAGGCGTCACCGTGCACTCACCCGACAGTCCCGGCGGCCTTCCTGTCGTCACGATCACGACCGACACTTTCGATGCGGCAGCGCTGGCTGCGCGTCTCGATCGCGAGCACGCTGTGCTGACACGGCCCGGATTGCACTGCGCGCCGGAGGTACACCGCCTGCTCGGCACGGATGCAGCGGGTGCCCTCCGCTTCTCACTCGGCTGGTCGTCGACGGAGCGGGATGTGGAACGCGCAGTGGCTGCGGTCGGCGCGATTCTCCGTGGTACGCCCGCACCACAGGCGGCGCGGGGCGCTACGTGA